A genomic window from Nocardioides rotundus includes:
- a CDS encoding GntP family permease, translating to MDIQLLLALVIGIATIVVLVLRTRLDAFAALLIAALVTGSIAGSAPVDTITSITTGFGATLGSIGIVIGLGVAVGKILEVSGGADALARVFLRAFGKGREPWAMGSTGALVSIPVFCDSGYVIMNPLARSIARVKQGGYVTLALALGCGMTLTHHLVPPTPGPLGVAGILGADLGGLIVVGLVFSILLLPVVVTYAKWMGPKLEAEISEEVREDVYHRVGAVAGGSGGGAAVAGGGDTDADVEDGTADARDDESAYRRMNISAGVAALPLLVPLFLIVANTAATAIDRNNQGVLGPEDDYTPSRYAEVLAFIGNPVLALLIGLVLAVYVLLPRYTPRDKVTHWLSEAAASAGLILLITGAGGALGQVLRDSGVGDELAAAIASTGLPGVLVPFLIATLVRLAQGSGTVAMITAASVSAPLVGELGLSALAAAVACCAGSMVFSYFNDSYFWVVTRFTGLDGVAALKGWSGITTAAWAGSIPLVLLAGWLL from the coding sequence ATGGACATCCAGCTCCTCCTCGCGTTGGTCATCGGGATCGCCACCATCGTGGTGCTGGTCCTGCGCACCCGGCTCGACGCGTTCGCGGCGCTCCTCATCGCTGCCCTGGTGACCGGCTCGATCGCCGGGTCCGCCCCCGTCGACACCATCACCTCCATCACCACCGGTTTCGGCGCGACGCTGGGCAGCATCGGCATCGTGATCGGCCTCGGCGTCGCGGTCGGCAAGATCCTCGAGGTCTCCGGCGGTGCCGACGCCCTGGCCCGGGTCTTCCTGCGGGCCTTCGGCAAGGGCCGCGAGCCGTGGGCGATGGGGTCGACCGGTGCGCTGGTCTCCATCCCGGTCTTCTGCGACTCCGGCTACGTCATCATGAACCCGCTGGCCCGCTCCATCGCCCGGGTCAAGCAGGGTGGCTACGTCACCCTCGCGCTGGCGCTCGGCTGCGGCATGACGCTCACCCACCACCTGGTGCCGCCGACGCCCGGCCCGCTCGGCGTCGCGGGGATCCTAGGTGCCGACCTCGGCGGGCTGATCGTGGTCGGTCTGGTCTTCTCCATCCTGCTGCTGCCCGTGGTGGTCACCTACGCCAAGTGGATGGGCCCGAAGCTGGAGGCGGAGATCTCCGAGGAGGTCCGCGAGGACGTCTACCACCGGGTCGGCGCCGTGGCGGGCGGCTCGGGCGGGGGAGCCGCCGTGGCCGGCGGCGGGGACACCGACGCCGACGTCGAGGACGGTACGGCGGACGCCCGGGACGACGAGTCGGCGTACCGCCGTATGAACATCAGCGCCGGGGTGGCCGCCCTCCCGCTCCTGGTGCCGCTGTTCCTCATCGTCGCCAACACCGCGGCGACCGCCATCGACCGCAACAACCAGGGCGTGCTCGGCCCCGAGGACGACTACACGCCCTCGCGCTATGCCGAGGTGCTCGCCTTCATCGGCAACCCGGTGCTGGCGCTCCTGATCGGCCTGGTGCTCGCGGTCTACGTGCTGCTGCCGCGCTACACCCCGCGCGACAAGGTGACGCACTGGCTCTCCGAGGCGGCCGCGTCGGCCGGCCTGATCCTGCTCATCACCGGCGCCGGCGGCGCCCTGGGCCAGGTGCTCCGCGACTCCGGCGTCGGCGACGAGCTCGCCGCCGCGATCGCCTCCACCGGTCTGCCGGGCGTGCTCGTGCCGTTCCTCATCGCCACCCTGGTGCGGCTCGCGCAGGGCTCGGGCACGGTCGCGATGATCACCGCCGCCTCGGTGTCGGCGCCGCTGGTCGGCGAGCTCGGGCTGTCCGCGCTGGCCGCCGCCGTCGCCTGCTGCGCCGGGTCGATGGTGTTCAGCTACTTCAACGACTCCTACTTCTGGGTCGTCACCCGCTTCACCGGCCTCGACGGCGTGGCTGCGCTCAAGGGATGGTCCGGCATCACCACCGCGGCATGGGCGGGGTCGATCCCGCTGGTGCTGCTCGCCGGATGGCTCCTGTGA
- a CDS encoding four-carbon acid sugar kinase family protein, translated as MAPVTHAGTGPILVVADDLTGANATAAGLSRARLRAVTVTDPDHPEVVAEFAGLFDAVVVSANNRHVEAATAAEQVRRVLRSGWSATLVANRIDSTLRGNVGATTEALVDELARLSGERVVALCVPAHPDAHRQTVGGVQLLAGNRLEDTEVARDARQPMTRSDVAGILATQTALPVAAIGMDRVVGSAERLVAGLTTAVAGGARIVVADALTVDHVERIAAAAAAVPDVRWLCVDPGPATVAMARAQGLGRERAAAPYLLVSGSATDLTRRQLARVRAARGVVPVRPLLDEDGGVDVDGTARRLAEALAERAADVVMLASVLEEGDLVEGPARGRIPAGLARATRRALEESRVSGLFATGGDVAAACLAELGADGLDVADEVVPLAVGGTLVGGPWSGLPVVTKGGLVGDDDTTLACLDFLARAADAARRHVPAATSRIR; from the coding sequence ATGGCTCCTGTGACCCACGCCGGCACCGGCCCGATCCTGGTCGTCGCCGACGACCTGACCGGCGCCAACGCCACCGCGGCCGGGCTCTCGCGAGCCCGGCTGCGTGCGGTCACCGTGACCGACCCCGACCATCCCGAGGTGGTCGCGGAGTTCGCCGGCCTCTTCGACGCCGTCGTGGTCTCGGCCAACAACCGGCACGTCGAGGCGGCGACCGCGGCGGAGCAGGTACGGCGGGTCCTGCGCAGCGGCTGGTCGGCGACCCTCGTGGCGAACCGGATCGACTCCACGCTGCGCGGCAACGTGGGTGCCACCACCGAGGCGCTGGTGGACGAGCTGGCCCGGCTCTCCGGCGAGCGGGTGGTGGCGCTGTGCGTGCCGGCCCACCCGGACGCCCACCGGCAGACCGTCGGCGGGGTGCAGCTCCTGGCGGGCAACCGGCTGGAGGACACCGAGGTCGCGCGGGACGCCCGGCAGCCCATGACCCGCTCGGACGTGGCCGGCATCCTGGCCACGCAGACCGCACTGCCGGTCGCCGCGATCGGCATGGACCGGGTCGTCGGCTCGGCCGAGCGGCTGGTCGCCGGCCTGACCACCGCCGTGGCGGGGGGCGCCCGGATCGTGGTGGCCGACGCGCTCACCGTCGACCACGTCGAGCGGATCGCCGCGGCGGCCGCGGCCGTGCCCGACGTGCGCTGGCTGTGCGTCGACCCGGGCCCGGCCACGGTGGCCATGGCCCGAGCGCAGGGCCTGGGTCGCGAGCGTGCGGCAGCGCCGTACCTTCTCGTCTCCGGCTCTGCCACCGACCTCACCCGCCGCCAGCTGGCGCGGGTGCGCGCCGCGCGGGGCGTCGTCCCGGTCCGCCCGTTGCTCGACGAGGACGGCGGCGTCGACGTCGACGGCACCGCGCGCAGGCTGGCCGAGGCGCTGGCCGAGCGCGCGGCGGACGTGGTCATGCTGGCCTCGGTGCTGGAGGAGGGCGACCTGGTCGAGGGGCCGGCGCGCGGGAGGATCCCCGCCGGCCTGGCCCGGGCGACCCGCCGCGCGCTGGAGGAGTCCCGCGTCTCGGGGCTCTTCGCGACCGGCGGCGACGTGGCCGCCGCCTGCCTGGCCGAGCTCGGGGCCGACGGCCTCGACGTGGCCGACGAGGTCGTCCCGCTGGCCGTGGGCGGCACCCTCGTCGGCGGGCCCTGGTCGGGCCTCCCGGTCGTCACCAAGGGCGGCCTGGTCGGCGACGACGACACCACCCTGGCCTGCCTTGACTTCCTGGCGCGCGCGGCCGACGCGGCGCGACGCCACGTGCCCGCCGCGACCTCGCGGATCCGCTGA
- the pdxA gene encoding 4-hydroxythreonine-4-phosphate dehydrogenase PdxA codes for MNDRTVPVLALTVGDPVGIGPEITAMTLAEYAGTPDHHGIAVGDASAVRRGAQAAGLDVEVRTVTDFATPPAGEGVIDVFDIDVLGDREPAWGVVDATAGRAAVAAIEAATAAAMAGEVDGVVTGPINKEAIWASGSEHLGHTEMLGELTGVTEQDTMFVVRSRTNPEHHLRIFFATRHVSLRKALDQLTKERQQDSIRRALQALEVYGVDEPTLAVAAVNPHGGENGAFGREELDEIIPACEELREQGLKVVGPIPADSVFHQGLEGRFPGVLSQYHDQGHIAAKTYDFDGTISVTVGLPILRTSVDHGTAFDIAGQGKADPGTMRSAYLAAVDYAPYVPRMRAAYGS; via the coding sequence ATGAACGACCGCACCGTCCCCGTCCTCGCCCTCACCGTGGGCGACCCGGTCGGCATCGGCCCGGAGATCACCGCGATGACGCTGGCGGAGTACGCCGGCACCCCGGACCACCACGGCATCGCGGTCGGCGACGCCTCCGCGGTCCGCCGCGGCGCGCAGGCCGCTGGTCTCGACGTCGAGGTGCGCACCGTCACCGACTTCGCCACCCCGCCCGCGGGCGAGGGCGTGATCGACGTCTTCGACATCGACGTGCTCGGCGACCGCGAGCCCGCGTGGGGCGTCGTCGACGCCACCGCGGGCCGTGCCGCCGTCGCCGCCATCGAGGCCGCCACCGCCGCGGCGATGGCCGGGGAGGTCGACGGCGTGGTGACCGGCCCGATCAACAAGGAGGCGATCTGGGCCAGCGGGAGCGAGCACCTCGGGCACACCGAGATGCTGGGCGAGCTCACCGGCGTCACCGAGCAGGACACCATGTTCGTGGTCCGGTCCCGCACCAACCCCGAGCACCACCTGCGGATCTTCTTCGCCACTCGGCACGTGTCGCTGCGCAAGGCGCTGGACCAGCTGACCAAGGAGCGCCAGCAGGACTCGATCCGCCGGGCGCTGCAGGCGCTGGAGGTCTACGGCGTCGACGAACCGACCCTCGCGGTCGCCGCGGTGAACCCGCATGGCGGGGAGAACGGCGCCTTCGGTCGCGAGGAGCTCGACGAGATCATCCCGGCCTGTGAGGAGCTGCGCGAGCAGGGCCTCAAGGTCGTCGGCCCCATCCCGGCTGACTCGGTGTTCCACCAGGGGCTCGAGGGCCGGTTCCCCGGCGTGCTCTCGCAGTACCACGACCAGGGGCACATCGCCGCGAAGACCTACGACTTCGACGGCACCATCTCGGTGACCGTCGGCCTGCCGATCCTGCGCACGTCGGTCGACCACGGCACGGCCTTCGACATCGCCGGGCAGGGCAAGGCCGACCCGGGCACGATGCGCTCGGCCTACCTCGCGGCCGTCGACTATGCGCCCTACGTCCCCCGGATGCGGGCCGCGTACGGTTCTTGA
- a CDS encoding DeoR/GlpR family DNA-binding transcription regulator — translation MSSTRAGTRARHAELLRLLHQGVTSVEDLAERLDVSPSTVRRDLGRLGADGTVARTYGGAMVAPFHERSVADSADRATAAKQAIARAALPLVPPDGQVFLDAGTTCGALARLIAGEPGLGDLTVVTRGLETATVLADVAHVEVHLLGGRLRRMSHGLVGPVASRSLAPYGFDRAFLGADAVDPARGIGEPTVEETTLKEQVAEASAGSVVLADASKLVPTTMPAWAVLAAPWTLVTDVADAELEARCSVAGVTLLPADAAE, via the coding sequence ATGTCCTCGACGAGGGCCGGGACCCGGGCCCGGCACGCGGAGCTGCTCCGCCTCCTCCATCAGGGCGTCACGTCGGTCGAGGACCTCGCCGAGCGCCTGGACGTCTCCCCGTCCACGGTGCGCCGGGACCTCGGGAGGCTGGGCGCCGACGGCACCGTCGCCCGGACGTACGGCGGAGCCATGGTGGCGCCCTTCCACGAGCGATCGGTCGCCGACAGCGCCGACCGGGCGACCGCGGCCAAGCAGGCCATCGCCCGGGCGGCCCTGCCGCTGGTGCCGCCGGACGGGCAGGTCTTCCTGGACGCCGGGACGACCTGCGGTGCGCTGGCCCGGCTGATCGCGGGCGAGCCCGGCCTGGGCGACCTGACGGTGGTGACGCGCGGGCTGGAGACGGCGACCGTGCTGGCCGACGTCGCGCACGTCGAGGTGCACCTGCTGGGCGGCCGCCTGCGCCGGATGAGTCACGGGCTGGTCGGGCCGGTCGCCTCGCGCTCGCTGGCGCCGTACGGCTTCGACCGGGCGTTCCTCGGCGCCGACGCGGTCGACCCGGCGCGCGGGATCGGGGAGCCGACGGTGGAGGAGACGACGCTCAAGGAGCAGGTGGCCGAGGCCTCCGCCGGCTCGGTGGTGCTGGCCGACGCGTCCAAGCTGGTGCCCACGACGATGCCCGCGTGGGCGGTGCTGGCCGCGCCCTGGACGCTGGTCACCGATGTCGCGGACGCCGAGCTGGAGGCGCGCTGCTCGGTCGCGGGAGTGACTCTGCTGCCGGCCGACGCCGCGGAGTGA
- a CDS encoding family 4 glycosyl hydrolase, with the protein MQLTILGGGGFRVPLVFRALVEDPALGVDRLVLHDTDPARLAAVEQVLRHLSYGASAAPSVHLTTDLAEAVTGADFVFSAIRVGGLDGRTCDELVPRAEGVIGQETTGAGGVLYGLRTVPVARRIAEVVAERASTAHLINFTNPAGLVTEAMRPVLGDRVVGICDSPVGLMRRVARALEVPPEEAEFAYAGLNHLGWLREVRVDGVDRLPDLLGDPELLLRIEEGRLFGPDWLATIGAVPNEYLWYWYYRSDALAAEERGPSRGELLVEQQRDFWAAAPGLDPADAFARWEETRVARESTYMADSRAATEERDPYDLDGGGYDRVALAVMRAVATDAPQRLVLNVPNRGTLPFLDDAAVIEVPCEIDGSGARPLPAPVLDAAQQGMVTSVKAVDRLVLRATHEGSRETAVEALALHPLVGSVPVARRILAAELERVPSLAEALPHGHL; encoded by the coding sequence GTGCAGCTCACGATCCTCGGTGGCGGTGGCTTCCGGGTGCCGCTCGTGTTCCGCGCCCTGGTCGAGGACCCGGCGCTCGGCGTGGACCGGCTCGTCCTGCACGACACCGACCCCGCCCGGCTCGCGGCGGTGGAGCAGGTCCTGCGCCATCTGTCGTACGGCGCCTCCGCGGCCCCCTCGGTGCACCTGACCACCGACCTGGCCGAGGCGGTGACCGGCGCGGACTTCGTGTTCTCCGCGATCCGGGTCGGCGGTCTCGACGGCCGCACCTGCGACGAGCTCGTCCCGCGGGCCGAGGGCGTGATCGGGCAGGAGACGACCGGCGCCGGCGGGGTGCTCTACGGCCTGCGCACCGTGCCGGTCGCGCGCCGGATCGCCGAGGTCGTCGCGGAGCGGGCGTCCACGGCCCACCTGATCAACTTCACCAACCCGGCCGGCCTGGTGACCGAGGCGATGCGCCCGGTGCTGGGCGACCGGGTGGTCGGGATCTGCGACTCTCCCGTCGGCCTGATGCGCCGGGTGGCGCGGGCCCTGGAGGTGCCGCCGGAGGAGGCGGAGTTCGCCTACGCCGGGCTCAACCACCTGGGCTGGCTGCGCGAGGTCCGGGTCGACGGGGTGGACCGGCTGCCGGACCTGCTCGGCGACCCCGAGCTGCTGCTCCGGATCGAGGAGGGCCGGCTCTTCGGGCCGGACTGGCTGGCCACGATCGGCGCGGTGCCCAACGAGTACCTCTGGTACTGGTACTACCGCTCCGACGCGCTGGCCGCCGAGGAGCGCGGGCCGTCCCGGGGCGAGCTGCTGGTCGAGCAGCAGCGGGACTTCTGGGCCGCCGCTCCGGGGCTGGACCCCGCCGACGCGTTCGCCCGGTGGGAGGAGACGCGGGTGGCGCGGGAGTCGACGTACATGGCCGACAGCCGTGCCGCCACCGAGGAGCGCGATCCCTACGACCTCGACGGCGGCGGCTACGACCGGGTCGCGCTCGCGGTGATGCGCGCGGTCGCGACCGACGCCCCGCAGCGGCTGGTGCTCAACGTGCCCAACCGCGGCACGCTGCCCTTCCTCGACGACGCGGCCGTGATCGAGGTGCCCTGCGAGATCGACGGCTCCGGGGCCAGGCCGCTGCCCGCGCCGGTCCTCGACGCCGCGCAGCAGGGGATGGTCACCAGCGTCAAGGCCGTGGACCGGCTGGTGCTGCGCGCCACCCACGAGGGCTCGCGGGAGACGGCGGTCGAGGCGCTGGCGCTGCACCCCCTGGTCGGCTCGGTCCCCGTCGCCCGCCGGATCCTCGCCGCCGAGCTCGAGCGGGTGCCCTCGCTCGCCGAGGCGCTGCCCCACGGGCATCTCTGA
- a CDS encoding PfkB family carbohydrate kinase: MSTAGTESSGTDVFLSGTVFLDIVFTGMLGPPSGGREVWTDGMGSSPGGVANMAVACARLGLNTSLGAAFGGDVYGDYCWNILEDEGIDLEHSRRFEGWHTPVTVSLAFDDDRAMVTHGHPAPTELQQMVRTPPSTKMAFFDAGWDRPDWVDPVIKDGGVVYADAGWDSTGSWDWERLRDQLQGVHAFVPNATEAMAYTRTDSAGAALEPLLDLVPLVVVTNGTGGAFAADGRTGETAWVPAVQVTSLDPTGAGDVFLAGLMVASLDEWPLHQRLRFANLVAALSVRDFGGALAAPGWGAVSAWWEEARQRPRHARDFAFLDDVIPEGVQREVSRASATIGFRRLPPPVLLRTDQGPDHPTGTEE; the protein is encoded by the coding sequence ATGAGCACGGCAGGAACGGAGTCGTCCGGGACGGACGTCTTCCTCAGCGGAACCGTGTTCTTGGACATCGTGTTCACCGGGATGCTCGGGCCGCCGAGCGGCGGCCGCGAGGTCTGGACCGACGGCATGGGCTCCAGCCCCGGCGGGGTCGCCAACATGGCGGTGGCCTGCGCGCGGCTCGGGCTGAACACCTCGCTCGGCGCGGCCTTCGGCGGCGACGTGTACGGCGACTACTGCTGGAACATCCTCGAGGACGAGGGGATCGATCTCGAGCACTCCCGCCGCTTCGAGGGCTGGCACACCCCGGTGACGGTCTCCCTCGCCTTCGACGACGACCGGGCGATGGTGACCCACGGCCACCCGGCGCCGACCGAGCTGCAGCAGATGGTCCGCACCCCGCCGAGCACCAAGATGGCCTTCTTCGACGCCGGCTGGGACCGGCCCGACTGGGTGGACCCGGTGATCAAGGACGGGGGAGTCGTCTACGCCGACGCCGGCTGGGACTCCACCGGCTCGTGGGACTGGGAGCGCCTGCGCGACCAACTGCAGGGCGTGCACGCCTTCGTGCCGAACGCCACCGAGGCGATGGCCTACACCCGCACCGACTCCGCGGGCGCGGCGCTCGAGCCGCTGCTGGACCTGGTCCCCCTCGTCGTCGTGACCAACGGGACCGGCGGCGCGTTCGCCGCCGACGGGCGCACCGGCGAGACCGCCTGGGTGCCCGCCGTCCAGGTCACCTCGCTCGACCCGACCGGCGCGGGCGACGTCTTCCTCGCCGGCCTCATGGTCGCCTCGCTGGACGAGTGGCCCCTGCACCAGCGGCTGCGCTTCGCCAACCTGGTCGCGGCCCTGTCGGTGCGCGACTTCGGCGGCGCGCTCGCCGCGCCCGGCTGGGGCGCCGTCTCCGCGTGGTGGGAGGAGGCTCGGCAGCGCCCCCGGCACGCCCGCGACTTCGCCTTCCTCGACGACGTCATCCCCGAGGGCGTCCAGCGCGAGGTCTCCCGGGCCAGCGCCACCATCGGCTTCCGCCGCCTGCCCCCGCCGGTGCTGCTCCGCACCGACCAGGGCCCCGACCACCCCACCGGCACCGAGGAGTGA
- a CDS encoding extracellular solute-binding protein, giving the protein MTRFRARSLVVAAATAALALTACAPGGGSDGGDAPQRQASDVETDVASAGDVTLTVWDQEVRSGQDKPLKELNAEFMEQYPNVTIKRVSRSFDDLQKQVRLAISSGDAPDVVQANNARADMGSFVSAGLLRSLDGYAEVYGWNERFGADVRAVSSYSEDGKTFGEGSLYGVPLTGEMVGVWYNKAKLDELGIEPPQTMEDFEAALATAKEAGEVPIQFGDLDQWPGVHTFGFVQNMTVPRDDIVKLGFGQAGASWTSSENETAAQTLVDWVDRGYFTDGFLGLGYDPSWQSFAKGEGVFLVSGTWLLADLQSGLGDDLGFMLPPTGESGELAVTGSTGLPFAITSESENPDVAAAYLDFITSEDAMAKISDAGGLPVYDLESQQVDGIQGEMFDAWTTATDEQALTPYLDWASPESSTLLPAEVQKLMDKSASPAEFLQALEDDYASFTG; this is encoded by the coding sequence ATGACCCGATTCCGCGCCCGATCCCTGGTGGTGGCCGCGGCCACCGCCGCCCTCGCGCTGACCGCGTGCGCCCCGGGCGGCGGCTCCGACGGCGGCGACGCCCCGCAGCGTCAGGCCAGCGACGTCGAGACCGACGTCGCCTCGGCCGGCGACGTCACCCTGACGGTGTGGGACCAGGAGGTCCGCAGCGGCCAGGACAAGCCGCTGAAGGAGCTCAATGCCGAGTTCATGGAGCAATACCCCAACGTCACGATCAAGCGGGTCTCGCGCTCCTTCGACGACCTGCAGAAGCAGGTCCGGCTGGCGATCAGCTCCGGCGACGCGCCCGACGTCGTGCAGGCCAACAACGCCCGCGCCGACATGGGCAGCTTCGTCTCCGCCGGGCTGCTGCGCTCGCTGGACGGGTACGCCGAGGTCTACGGGTGGAACGAGCGCTTCGGCGCCGACGTGCGCGCGGTGTCGTCGTACTCCGAGGACGGCAAGACCTTCGGCGAGGGCAGCCTCTACGGCGTTCCGCTGACCGGCGAGATGGTCGGGGTCTGGTACAACAAGGCCAAGCTGGACGAGCTCGGCATCGAGCCCCCGCAGACCATGGAGGACTTCGAAGCGGCGCTCGCCACGGCCAAGGAGGCCGGCGAGGTGCCCATCCAGTTCGGCGACCTGGACCAGTGGCCCGGCGTGCACACCTTCGGGTTCGTGCAGAACATGACCGTGCCGCGCGACGACATCGTCAAGCTCGGCTTCGGCCAGGCCGGCGCCTCGTGGACCAGCTCGGAGAACGAGACCGCCGCCCAGACGCTGGTCGACTGGGTGGACCGGGGTTACTTCACCGACGGCTTCCTGGGGCTCGGCTACGACCCGTCGTGGCAGAGCTTCGCGAAGGGCGAGGGCGTCTTCCTGGTCTCCGGCACCTGGCTGCTGGCCGACCTGCAGTCCGGCCTGGGCGACGACCTCGGCTTCATGCTCCCGCCCACCGGCGAGTCCGGCGAGCTCGCGGTCACCGGGTCGACCGGCCTGCCGTTCGCGATCACCTCGGAGTCGGAGAACCCCGACGTGGCGGCGGCCTACCTGGACTTCATCACCTCCGAGGACGCGATGGCCAAGATCAGCGACGCGGGCGGGCTGCCGGTCTACGACCTGGAGTCGCAGCAGGTCGACGGCATCCAGGGCGAGATGTTCGACGCCTGGACGACCGCGACGGACGAGCAGGCGCTCACGCCGTACCTGGACTGGGCATCGCCGGAGTCCAGCACCCTGCTGCCCGCCGAGGTGCAGAAGCTGATGGACAAGTCCGCCTCGCCGGCCGAGTTCCTGCAGGCGCTGGAGGACGACTACGCCTCGTTCACCGGGTGA
- a CDS encoding carbohydrate ABC transporter permease, with protein MSAGRGTATRGAPGEPRAVAYLYLAPALLVWALFMAWPLIRAVWLSFYEWDGLSVGTWVGLDNYVAVFTDPELREPFGHALVLLFFFSVLPILFGLVLASITARADVRGAGFFRTVIFLPQVVAMVVVAIAWRQIYEPSGPLNDGLRALGLDGLTHAWLGEQATALAAVGLVGTWVGTGLCMVLFLAGLSKVPRELYEAAALDGAGALRQLWHVGLPALRGEIAVAITLTVVAALRTFDLVYVMTTGGPGTATRVPAYEVWRWSLNEGRVGYGVTIALVLTALILLVTVVVNQVAERGER; from the coding sequence ATGAGCGCGGGCAGGGGTACGGCGACCCGCGGGGCCCCCGGGGAGCCCCGCGCGGTGGCCTACCTCTACCTCGCGCCGGCGCTCCTCGTGTGGGCGCTGTTCATGGCCTGGCCGCTGATCCGGGCGGTGTGGCTGTCGTTCTACGAGTGGGACGGCCTCTCGGTCGGCACCTGGGTCGGGCTGGACAACTACGTCGCCGTCTTCACCGACCCCGAGCTGCGTGAGCCGTTCGGCCATGCGCTGGTGCTGCTGTTCTTCTTCAGCGTGCTGCCGATCCTGTTCGGGCTGGTGCTCGCCTCGATCACCGCCCGCGCGGACGTGCGCGGGGCGGGCTTCTTCCGCACCGTGATCTTCCTGCCGCAGGTGGTCGCGATGGTGGTCGTCGCGATCGCCTGGCGGCAGATCTACGAGCCCTCGGGTCCCCTCAACGACGGGCTTCGCGCCCTCGGGCTCGACGGGCTGACCCACGCCTGGCTGGGGGAGCAGGCGACCGCGCTCGCGGCGGTCGGGCTGGTCGGCACCTGGGTCGGCACCGGCCTGTGCATGGTGCTCTTCCTCGCCGGGCTCTCCAAGGTCCCGCGCGAGCTCTACGAGGCAGCGGCGCTCGACGGCGCGGGGGCGCTGCGGCAGCTCTGGCACGTCGGGCTGCCCGCCCTGCGCGGCGAGATCGCGGTGGCGATCACGCTGACCGTGGTCGCCGCGCTGCGCACCTTCGACCTGGTCTACGTGATGACCACCGGCGGGCCGGGAACGGCCACCCGGGTGCCGGCCTACGAGGTCTGGCGCTGGTCGCTCAACGAGGGCCGGGTCGGGTACGGCGTGACGATCGCCCTCGTGCTGACGGCGCTCATCCTGCTGGTCACCGTCGTGGTGAACCAGGTCGCGGAGCGGGGCGAGCGATGA
- a CDS encoding carbohydrate ABC transporter permease, which produces MRVSAAERAVSYAVLLFAAVIALYPLVIILVTALRPDQVGAAGGLHPENFAEAWRRGNFGTYLRNSLIVSGCVVAVSTVLSCLTGYAFGCMRFRGSTVLFYLLLIGLMVPSEAIVVPLYYDLRSLGLTDTYLSLILPQVAQSLAFGTFWMRAYFRGSSREVVEAARLDGAGHFRILTSILLPMGRPAVLTMALLFFMWTWNEFLLPLVMITDESLRTAPLGLSNFQGQYTSGTALLAAAAVLVALPVVVVFLLTQRHFIRGMVEGAVK; this is translated from the coding sequence ATGAGGGTCTCGGCAGCCGAGCGGGCCGTGAGCTACGCCGTACTCCTCTTCGCCGCGGTCATCGCCCTCTACCCGCTGGTGATCATCCTGGTGACCGCGCTGCGCCCCGATCAGGTCGGCGCCGCCGGCGGGCTGCATCCGGAGAACTTCGCGGAGGCCTGGCGGCGCGGCAACTTCGGGACCTACCTGCGCAACAGCCTCATCGTCTCCGGCTGCGTGGTCGCGGTGAGCACGGTGCTGTCCTGCCTGACCGGCTACGCCTTCGGCTGCATGCGCTTCCGCGGGTCGACGGTGCTGTTCTACCTGCTGCTGATCGGGCTGATGGTGCCGAGCGAGGCGATCGTGGTCCCGCTCTACTACGACCTGCGCAGCCTGGGCCTCACCGACACCTACCTCTCGCTGATCCTGCCGCAGGTGGCGCAGTCGCTGGCCTTCGGCACCTTCTGGATGCGCGCCTACTTCCGCGGCAGCTCGCGCGAGGTGGTCGAGGCGGCGCGCCTCGACGGCGCCGGCCACTTCCGGATCCTCACCAGCATCCTGCTGCCCATGGGGCGCCCGGCCGTGCTCACCATGGCGCTGCTGTTCTTCATGTGGACGTGGAACGAGTTCCTGCTGCCGCTGGTGATGATCACCGACGAGTCGCTGCGCACCGCGCCGCTCGGGCTCTCGAACTTCCAGGGGCAGTACACCTCCGGCACCGCCCTGCTCGCCGCCGCCGCGGTGCTGGTCGCGCTGCCGGTGGTCGTGGTCTTCCTGCTGACGCAACGACACTTCATCCGCGGGATGGTCGAGGGGGCGGTCAAGTAG